From the genome of Pelosinus fermentans DSM 17108:
GTTCATACCAACTTGTACACTAACACCTAGATTATCAACAAATTGTTCTTTCGTAAAGATTTTTCCTCTCACAATGTTTGTAAATCCGACTTTAGGCACCACGCCTATAAAAGCACTTAAAAAAGGGTTAATAAATTTAGCATCCAAACTACCGTCCTCCCATTATGTAGTACATTTATATTAGATTTTTCAACTTTATAAACAGCTCTATATTATTTACGAGCAAACATATTAAACCTAAAAACTAACAATAGAGGGATATAAAATCATCCTTACTGTTAGAATAACTCATTTGAAAAATTATTACCTCTTCTAAAAGGTATAGATCTTCAAAATAGGTTGAATAAATAACAAAAAATATCCGCCTGTACCCTACTATTTGGGGCATATAGACGGATATTTTTGAACTCCCTCGAGTAAAAAGAGTTATATTCTTGGCACTACACTCGTACAATACATTATGCGGTTAGAACTATCTTAATTATTTTTATCATTAAAATCCGATATTCATAAGGAGGACTCTAAATGCTTAGCGCTGTCTGTGGTTGTTTGACAAATTCACCAAATACTACGAAAGCATGCATAGGCCACATCCCTAAGAGTTCTATTTTTCTTAGTCGTACATTAAAGGGCCTAACTCCTGATGGCAGATATATACATCTGATAAAAAACGGCAGAGTAACGTATCATCCAGGTTACTACACAATAGACGGAAGATTATTGCAACCCCATACATAAAGCAGTAACTCTGGGAATTGCCACCTTTGAGTAAAACAGCGATATATTTACCAATCCAATATCCACCGTCCAATAGAATGCCATAAGGTACCGATCCTTTCGTACTGTGCCAAAAACTTTCAAAAAAGATACCCCGAAGTCCGGTAAAACTTCGGGGTATCTTTTACTTAGGAACTGTCCCTTTATCTTGTTTTTCAGATCATTCTTTATAAAATAAAAGCAGTTTTGAGATTATTTTATTTCATTTAGAATTCTTACAATTTCATCTGCGCCTATATCAGCAGGGCAAGGCTGCACGATCGCTTGCTCGCCAAGTCTTATTACACCATTGTCATTACGAGCTTGCGCGAGAGATTCATTATTATGATAAGCAGCAGCCAGATTGCCAGCGATCAGATAGCTGCGTTCAATCCCACTCATATTGGCGAATGCAGCTGGTTTCATAAAGGATTTGTTGTTTATTTTGATTTCACCAGTAACAGCATTGACAGTGACTTTCTTATTGCTGTACTCAGTCAGCTTTTTAGAATAATTATCACGTCTTTCTTTTTCCCCTGGATGGGTGGAAGGATTTAGAAGATCATCAAAAAGACCTTTTGAACCACCACTACTCATTTTATCGATTACACGCTGCCATACTGCTGCCGGAGCGCCAGGATTGTAACCAGCATCAGTGATATAGGAAAAAGCGATATTATCAGATTCCCATTCATTCGGCTTGGTTATGCCAACCGCCTTGGTATTGGTAGCCACTACATCAACAGCTAATTTGCTGCCGCCACTCACTTGTGAACCAGCAACCTTTTGGACAAAATCGACTGTCAATTTCTTTTTAGCACCATTTATAGGATGGTTCTTTTGTCCGTGGACCAGTTCGTGAGCAACAACAGCTGCTATCTTATCTTCGTTATTATCGAAAAAGGAAAATACACCAACATTGACAGAAACATTATGCCCCAGGCTGCAAAATGCATTGAATGCCGTTTGGGGGTTAATAAAATAATTGTATGGCTTGTCTTGTATTGATGGCTCAGTTTTAGCAATCGTACTTGTCAGTCTTGTCATAATGCTGGCAAGTGTTGCATTAAAATCAGGATCTTCGTTTACACCTTCCGATGCTTTAAGTTGTTCAAAAAGTTCATTTCGTCCATCATTTTCATAGTGGTCAAGAGATTTTTTTATCTCGTCTTGTTGCTTAGCAGTACTAACCACTGTGCCTCCGAGTTTACCAATATTAATGGCTTCAGTTTTTGTTGGATGAAACAAACCTGTAGCCAGTGAAAAACAAAGAGTCAAAATCCCTGTCCCCAACACTGCCTTACGAAAAAAAGTTCTTATATCCAATTGAATAACACCTCTTTTTATTTTTTTGCTAAATTAAACAATAGCCGCAGCTGCTTCCTTTATCTAGGATAAAACATTTTGCGAATTATTGCCTCTGCTAAAAGGTATAGATTCCCAGCATTTTTAAAGAAAAGCAATAGAAATCTATTTTTTTAGTCATCAAAAAACAACTAGCTATACCAAACTTATCAGTCTTTCTTTTCTTCCACTTCGATTTGGATGATAGAATACTTAAAGCCTTCATAAATTGCTAACCCATAAAACAATAAATCCATAGGGCTAAATGTTTTTTCTATTATATTTATCAAAACTTGAACATTCATTTGGGAAATTACAGATAGTATGGGAGTACCATGATTGCTAGAAATATCAAAAGCCACGGTAAGAATATTTCCCCCGAGACATCCTATTAATGCCAAAATTGCACCAACCACGCCAAAAACTATATCAACACCTTTACCCATTATTCTTACACTATAGCCAACAAGAAGACCGACACCCACGGCCATCCAGCCTATCTGATAGCCCGTCATCTCCGTAATCACTGCCCATGTAATAGCCCCAACAAAAGCTGCAATACCTCCCCCTATAATGCCTTTGTAAATATCTTGCTTTTCTCTCATTTCCTATTTATATGACTGAATCGTAGCCTCGTTTAATGATCGACGCTCTATTTCCAGTACTCCATCTTGATTAGTTGTTTCAGAATCCATTTTATCTCCTCCGTACAATATGATGATTTCATTGCATATAACTTACGTTATTTGATTGTCCTCTTATTCAGATATACTATTATTATATTCATCAACAAGCTGCCCCAAGCGGCGTCTGAATTCGCCTACAGGATAGCTGCGTCCGCCAGTGGTAAATTTTCCGGTATTTTCATTTTTAACTTCAGTAGTCCCTGCTTTAATCATGTTCAGGGTGTCTGTCGCCGCTGTTTGCATTCCTTCGGTAGTTTTTACAAATTGGTTTAAAAATGGGACTTGGTCTGCCGAATACCCCTCTTTTTTCAGTTGATCTTTGTCTTTATAGATCTTTTTCAATTCTGATACATTTGAGTTGAATTTATTGTACACTTCTTCATATTGTGCCAAATCAGCCTCTAAGAAGTCTTTTCCTCCGCTTTCTAACGTATCAAACATATGGCTTATTTCTCTCCCGCTTAATAATACACTTAGTGCATAATAGTGTATGTTAAATCCTTTTTTCTTAAGACCAGGTAATTCTGCGCCTTCATGTTCAACCATTTTCGGATAAAATGCAGTTGAGAAATCATCAGCTGCCTCTGACAACTCTCTATAACTTAAAACCATCTTTTTATGAAGTTCACGTCCTTTGGCAAAATTGTCCTTTTCATACTCTTTATTGGCATAATATAAAGTAACATCTTTAAAATATAGCTCAATAAATGCATCTGTCTTATCGCATAACGTTAGCATTTTATCGTCAATTTCTCCATAGCTAGGTCTATCCGCCTGATATTTGCGTGGCAGCTTGGTGTGGCGCTCCTTATGAAACCCATAAAGACTTTTTTCCCCTTCTCTTTCCGCCGTCGGAAACAATATAAAACCGCTAAATTCTTTTTTTATATTTATTTCTTCGCCTGTACCAAATTCATTAAAATAGAACTTAGCAACACCGCTTAACCAGCCCTGTTTAAAATTTAAAAGTTCGATATAGGAATTAAACTTCTTTATATCATCCCCCTTTGTGCTGCTATTGCTCAAGGTATTTGAGATATTTGAACAAGCCGTTAATAATAGGCTCATACAAATACAAATTAGAACTACTCTTATTTTCATTTCAATCCGCATTCCCCTTTATTAGTAAATTTCCTTCTTCGGTCTGCTAGTTTCCCATTTCATTACCCCATTTTTCTCTCTTTTTCTAATGCTTACTGTTAGGATAAACCATTTTGGGAATCATTACCTCCCCTAAAAGGTGTAGATATCGACATTTTTCACTAAAAACATTAAATTTTAGTATACTTCTCAAAAGCAAAAGACTACGTTTTTGTCAGTCAGACAAAACGTAGTCTTTTACTCGGGAAGCAATGAGGCTCGATGAACTGAAACACTCGCTTGAACAATTTTCACCACGTTTATTTATAATACACCCCTAGTTTATACTTTAAAATAAATTTTCCGATAATACGGCAATCCCCGTTTCGTAGACACCTAAAGTATCGTTTCTATCTCTTTATAGAAGAAGCGACAATCGAATAGCCCGGGCTTCACAGGCCCAAGCCCTCACAATGCCTACAGATCCAGCATAATTTCTATTTTCTTAGGTTCAACACTCACGTAATCCAGATTGAGAAACAGAATGGTCGTAGCAACGGTGTAAAATGCAGCAATGATGTCGATCAGGGTATCGGTAATGATGCTGATAGTGCCAGGCAAGGAGGTGGATAGATAACCGATTCCAAAGCCAATTCCTCCATTGATTAAGGCAAGGACAAACATGATGCCAAAGGTTTTCCACCAGCGTCCTTTGACTAGTGACTTACTGTAATTAAGGGCTGTTTTTCCGCCCAGCTCGCGTAAGGCAACAATTTGTACAATAAAAATATAGTATATAGACCAGATTACGCCAGGTATTATAAGTAAGAATGTTAACCCCAAAATGATAATTCCGCCTAAGATACTGGTTGTTAAACAACTGCCCCACCGGGAAAAAGCTTTGCTTAGCGCTGCCCCCCAACTAATCGGCAGATTATCATTGTTTTGAATTGCATGATCAACAACCACGGCAATCCCCATCATTGCAATCACACCGAATAATCCTTCCAGGATTTTGATTACGTTCATAAAATCCTGAAAACTGTTCATGTATCCAGCCACCATATACAAAATAATGTTGATAGGGATGTATACAATCAGCGTAATCATGACAATGGCTTTAAACTGCTGAGAGTACACTGACCATCCATTGGCTATCACATCACTAAAACTAAATTCTCTTTCCTGTATTGCTTTTAACATGTAGACACCTCTTTTGGGTTATTTTAGTCCACCAATATTCTCCGCCCACCGCCTCTTCCCAGATTGGAAGCCATGTCTTTGCCTTGCTTTATATCATCCAAAATTCTGGTTAGATGGCGGTGTATATCCAGGTTGGTACTTTCTTTGGTTACGATATTCAGTCTGGCGGCGGTGTAGGCAGTAATGAGCAGGCGGGCCACGGGTTCTCCTTGGGCACATTGGCCAATGAAGGTATAATCGAAGGGATGGATGGGGCGATGCCGAAAGGCTTCTTCGGCAAATCTTCTGGTAATAATGGGTGATAGGGTGTATTCATAGGGAGCGGAAAAAGGTACGCTGATGATATTTACCGTATCGTATTCCGTATCGAAATCGGCAAAGTCTTGATAGTCGTCCCGCAGTCTGGCACCTACTTTTAGTTTGAAGCGGCACAGTTCCATCTCATTTTCTGCCATTTTCAGACCGGGAGTGGCCAGGATATCGCCGTTCATAATGGTATAGTCATCACTTTCTTTTGCTCTGCCGAAGCTGATTTTTATGATGGTATCCTGCCCTGTAGCGGTATAGGGCACTGCAATGCTTTGCTGGAGCGTATAAAGAGTGCCTCGATGGCGGACAAGACCAGGTGCTATGCTAAGGCTATCGGTGTTGACAATCATACCGCAGCCTGCGATAACCCCGTCAGCATAATTGCTGTAGAGTATATTCACATAGTCTCTGGGATAGTCTCTTAAAATACCGAGCATATCATGTTTCAGCACTCGTCCAGGGGCGAATTTAGGAAATTTATCAATAAACATGTAAGGACTCCTTCATTCGTTGTTCTCCAAGACTATTTCATTCCATCAAAGAAGTTATTTTCCCACAAATCATTTTCACCGGAGACGCAGGGACGGTGGATTCGTCTTATCAGCCTTTTTTAACAATCCTTTACTTACTCCATCTGGATATTGCTAATGACAGAATTCGTCTTTTTGGATTTATCTTGCTCTACTCTAATGCTCTTTTTTATAGGATAAATCGTTTTAAAAGTCATTGCATCTAGCAAAAGGTATAGATTCCCAAATATATTGAAATACATTCAACAAAAAAAGAACCGTCTAACCTTTAGAGGTAAAGACGGTAATAGTGGTAATCGGGGTCAGGCTTGAGTTATATGTAAAATTGACTTATCACCTTCTAACTGTCAAGTAACTCTTGCCAAATCCTTGTAATATTCGCTGGATCAATCTGTAAGACTTTGGCTAACTGCGTTCTTGTCATTAGATTTCTCTCTATCACTTCATAAATCAGTCGTTTTCTGGCTGCCACCACCTGCCGTATTCGACACTTTCCTAGCAACTGCTCTTGATTCACTTGTTTCTCTATAGTGATCATTTCTACTAGCTGCTCCCACGTTAGTTCTATCCGTGTTCTTTTTATTTCTGCTTTTATGAGAGTTTTCTGATCTTCGTTTACTTCTACGCTTTCATCTTTATATTTCGGTTTATCAACTACTATCTCCACTAAATTTAGGTATTGCTCCATTGCCTCATCATGATTGGAACTCAATATATTCAATATAAATTCCACATTTACTAACCCCTGTGCTCTTCTAATATATGATTTATGACTACTCCATCTATGATTGATTCCCTCTGGTATGTTTGCCCGTATTGGATTCTGATGTATATAATATATAAGAGCCATTAAATAGCTCTCATTCTCGCATAAGAAGGCCTTGTAGCGCTGTTCAAATACATGCCCGCTGTGTTTACAGTGCCAATTGTAATACTGCGTATATCTCTGTTGAATACCTTGCATAATTTTTGCCAATGGATTTTTTCCTACTTGAAGCAGTAAGTGGAGTGATTGTCCATAATCACATAAGCGTACAATTGAAAGTCATATCGTTCTTTATAGTCTGCTAAGATTTCTAGATACTTTTCTTTTTTTTCATCTGTTTCAAATACATTTGCTCGATTATTTCCCCTGGCTATTACATGATAGAGTGCACCATCGTAATGCACTCTTGGCTTTCTTGCCATCATTTCCACCTGCCAATCTTACTTTATCTCAGATTAACAGATCATTTAATATAAGTCAATTTTCCAAATAACTCAAGCCTGACCCCATGACCTTCCAGGGTTCATCGGAAGTTTTGCGCGAATAAAGGCTCAACAAGTAGTAAAATACTGCAAGTTGAGCCTTGAAACTATCTACGCACAAAATTTTTGATTGCCCAGGAAGAAGGAAATTGCGGTGAATTTGCCTATGGATTTTCAATCTGCCGCGCTTTGCTTTTTTAAAAGAAAAATGCGCAATCAACTGACCTTTTTGTAGGTTTTCGGCAGTTTTCTTCCTGAGTGCTTCCTTTTCGCCAGTCATTTTTTTCTAACAATATTTTGTAAATCGTCTGCAAAAACAAAGTTGCAGATACTGCACCTGGATCAATATGACCGATCGCCCGCTCACCTAAACGCATGGCCCTGCCTTTCTTGGCTATAATTGGAATAGTAGCTTTTGCACCTCGGTCAGCCGCTTCCACAAATGCACTAAACGCTGACAACGGTTCGATCTGTTTCTCCATCGCATCGGCAAAAGCATCAATTCCTGGGCGCAGTGCGTCTACCATAGTTTTTTCACCGACCACCGCTTTACCGCGCATTTCGATAGCGGCAATGCCAGCCGAAAACATGGCATAAAAATCATTAAACGTAATAATTTCCTTTCCTTGGGCAACTTCACCAAACTTCAGAAAAAAGCTTCCATATAAAGGACCGGCTGAACCGCCAACCTTACCTAAAATAGCCATACCTATTTTTTCCCATATTATAGCCAAACTTTCTTGCTCCCAAAGAGAAAGGTTCTTCATAACCTCACGGAAACCAATGCTTAAATTGAACCCATGGTCACCGTCACCAATTGGAGAATCCAAATCCGACAGATAATCTCTTTTTTCCTCGACAACTGCCGCTAATGCCGTTATAATTTTTATAAAGTCCTTTTTTCCTAATACATAATTATCATACATTGTATAATTCCTCCTAGCAACATAATCTAGCGCCACAGTAGGCATCGCTTTAGCAATGCTTGCTTATTTATAAACAGTATTGTATCCGGCTGCCCATGCCTGAATTTGTAAAGCGTGTCTACTGAGCGCTTTTTAAACACTACGCTGGATGGAATGAACAGATAAACATATCTTCATTGTCTACTGACAACTGTTGATTGCTTATCTGTTCTTTCTCTTTTTACTTAATCACACAGTATGGAGTATCACATGGAGCATCCAAAAGCTTTTTTAATTCTTCATCTAATTTTATTAAAGTAATGGACATACCGATCATATCCATGGAAGTCGCATAGTTTCCTACAAACGAAATATGTATCTTAATTTCATGCTTTGCCAGGATTTGTGCAACCCGGCGGTACACAATATGTAAATCCATCAATGGTAATCCGCCTAAACCATTTACTAGTACATTGACTTCATCACCTTTATTAAATGGAAGATCATTTAAAATATATGGCATAATCTGGTCAACGACTTTATCAGCCGATTCTAATTTACCGCGTTTCACTCCTGGTTCACCATGTATGCCCATGCCAATTTCCATTTCCCCGTCTTCCATCTCAAAAATTGGACCGCTGGCAGGAAGGGTCGCTGATGATAACGCCACCCCCATAGACCTTGTATTATGATTAGCATGTACAGCCACATCTTTAACTTCATCCAGACTAGCACCAGTATCGGCTTTCGCAGCAGCAGCTTTGAATACAAAGAAATCTCCAGCCACGCCGCGACGGTCAGCAATCGTAGCTGACGAGTAAACGTCATCAGTCACCAGTACGGTTTCCACCCGAATGCCTTCCTGACTTGCCATTTCTACTGCCATATCAAAATTCATAACATCACCAGCATAATTCCCGTACAAAAATAAACATCCCTTGCCAGTATCCACAGCTTTAACGGAATTGTAGCAAGGCTCTGGCGAAGGAGAAGTGTTGATATTACCAACGACTGCTGCATCTGCAAATCCTGACCCTACATATCCTATAAACAAGGGTTCATGCCCTGAACCCCCTCCAATAATAACTCCCACTTTATCTTGCATCGGTGTCTTCTTACTGACAACAACCCGTCCATCATTAGCTAGTAATTTAACATATTTATCATGTGCCAATACATAACCTTCCAGCATTTCCTCTACGACGTCATACGGATCGTTCACCAATCTTCTCATAACCAACACCCCCGTTATATTTTAAAAAAACAATCATTATTTCAAAACCAAGGAAAGAATAAATCCTCCAATAGTTCCTCCGATAATCGAACACACCACAGTAGGCATCGCTTTAGCAATACTTGCTCCTGAGAAAGCAGCACCTGCTAAGAGACCGAATCCGGCTGCCCATGCCTGATCTATCCATGCATGCCCACTTTGATAAATAAGAGGAATATAGTGATTAAGCGCCCATGTCGTGCCAACGATAAACCCTGCTGCCATCCAACCGCCAATCGCCCCCCATACCTCCACCATTTTTCCCCAGCACATACTAACCATGAAGGGAAATATAAAACCACCTGCAAAGGTTGCAACCATAAGTCCCTCTGTCATCGCACTACACTCCTTCCTGTTCATTCTTGACCATTGATTTTTGACATACAGCCGCAACAATACCGCCAGTAATGCCTCCCAAGATTACTAATATCAGTGTAGGCAAGGATTCAACCAATGGTGTTATCGAACCTGCTATAAAAATATCCCGCATAGTCCCAGCAACCCCAATACCCAAGGCCATATCTATCCAGGCACCACCTTCTTGATTGTCAATCATACCTACATGGTGATTCAGAAACCAAAGTGTCCCTATGATGATAAAAGCAGCAAACCAGCCTCCTACTAAATCGTATTTCTGCACAAAGGCCCCCCATACACTCATAACAAAGATACCAGCGACGGCTGTTCCTATAATGGTTCTTACATAATTCATTTTTTCACCTCCTCTCTCTGCTGTTTTAACATAAAACGCCATTCCATTCATATTCACAGCGTATATGCATTTTGATTATTCGCTAAATTTCACGAGTTCTTTACTTTTTTTAATCATTTCCAGCACTTCTGCTAAATCATCAGTAATACTGGCCTGAATCACTCCAATAACAGCGCCTTCCAAAATGGGACCATCAACCATCATGACTTTTTGCCGTAAGTCGTCTTCTAACAAGTCAATAGCCAAATCGGTACTCAGAACCGCACTGCCCAAATCAACGAAAACTAATATATGCTCACAATTTTGAACAGTTTCAATAGCTTCTTGAATTTTCAAAGGATTCGTACCTATTCTTCCATCCACCCCCCCAGCTGCCACGCAAACCGATTTTCCTCCATGCAGCTGTTCGACAACATCTTTTATTCCTTCTGCAACTTTTTCACTATGCGATACAATTACAAATCCAAACATTGATCCACCTCTTTCTAAGCCAGATATCTCGATTTTAATAATTATTTATAACCAAACTCACAGGCAACACTCTTTATAATCTCGGAAAATATTTCGACCTGAAGACCAGATCGACCTATAAATAAGCCATCGACTCCAT
Proteins encoded in this window:
- a CDS encoding M48 family metallopeptidase, which encodes MDIRTFFRKAVLGTGILTLCFSLATGLFHPTKTEAINIGKLGGTVVSTAKQQDEIKKSLDHYENDGRNELFEQLKASEGVNEDPDFNATLASIMTRLTSTIAKTEPSIQDKPYNYFINPQTAFNAFCSLGHNVSVNVGVFSFFDNNEDKIAAVVAHELVHGQKNHPINGAKKKLTVDFVQKVAGSQVSGGSKLAVDVVATNTKAVGITKPNEWESDNIAFSYITDAGYNPGAPAAVWQRVIDKMSSGGSKGLFDDLLNPSTHPGEKERRDNYSKKLTEYSNKKVTVNAVTGEIKINNKSFMKPAAFANMSGIERSYLIAGNLAAAYHNNESLAQARNDNGVIRLGEQAIVQPCPADIGADEIVRILNEIK
- a CDS encoding DUF3829 domain-containing protein — encoded protein: MKIRVVLICICMSLLLTACSNISNTLSNSSTKGDDIKKFNSYIELLNFKQGWLSGVAKFYFNEFGTGEEINIKKEFSGFILFPTAEREGEKSLYGFHKERHTKLPRKYQADRPSYGEIDDKMLTLCDKTDAFIELYFKDVTLYYANKEYEKDNFAKGRELHKKMVLSYRELSEAADDFSTAFYPKMVEHEGAELPGLKKKGFNIHYYALSVLLSGREISHMFDTLESGGKDFLEADLAQYEEVYNKFNSNVSELKKIYKDKDQLKKEGYSADQVPFLNQFVKTTEGMQTAATDTLNMIKAGTTEVKNENTGKFTTGGRSYPVGEFRRRLGQLVDEYNNSISE
- a CDS encoding transposase; amino-acid sequence: MARKPRVHYDGALYHVIARGNNRANVFETDEKKEKYLEILADYKERYDFQLYAYVIMDNHSTYCFK
- the dhaL gene encoding dihydroxyacetone kinase subunit DhaL — protein: MYDNYVLGKKDFIKIITALAAVVEEKRDYLSDLDSPIGDGDHGFNLSIGFREVMKNLSLWEQESLAIIWEKIGMAILGKVGGSAGPLYGSFFLKFGEVAQGKEIITFNDFYAMFSAGIAAIEMRGKAVVGEKTMVDALRPGIDAFADAMEKQIEPLSAFSAFVEAADRGAKATIPIIAKKGRAMRLGERAIGHIDPGAVSATLFLQTIYKILLEKNDWRKGSTQEENCRKPTKRSVDCAFFF
- a CDS encoding dihydroxyacetone kinase subunit DhaK produces the protein MRRLVNDPYDVVEEMLEGYVLAHDKYVKLLANDGRVVVSKKTPMQDKVGVIIGGGSGHEPLFIGYVGSGFADAAVVGNINTSPSPEPCYNSVKAVDTGKGCLFLYGNYAGDVMNFDMAVEMASQEGIRVETVLVTDDVYSSATIADRRGVAGDFFVFKAAAAKADTGASLDEVKDVAVHANHNTRSMGVALSSATLPASGPIFEMEDGEMEIGMGIHGEPGVKRGKLESADKVVDQIMPYILNDLPFNKGDEVNVLVNGLGGLPLMDLHIVYRRVAQILAKHEIKIHISFVGNYATSMDMIGMSITLIKLDEELKKLLDAPCDTPYCVIK
- a CDS encoding Lin0368 family putative glycerol transporter subunit; translated protein: MTEGLMVATFAGGFIFPFMVSMCWGKMVEVWGAIGGWMAAGFIVGTTWALNHYIPLIYQSGHAWIDQAWAAGFGLLAGAAFSGASIAKAMPTVVCSIIGGTIGGFILSLVLK
- a CDS encoding Lin0368 family putative glycerol transporter subunit → MNYVRTIIGTAVAGIFVMSVWGAFVQKYDLVGGWFAAFIIIGTLWFLNHHVGMIDNQEGGAWIDMALGIGVAGTMRDIFIAGSITPLVESLPTLILVILGGITGGIVAAVCQKSMVKNEQEGV
- the dhaM gene encoding dihydroxyacetone kinase phosphoryl donor subunit DhaM, whose amino-acid sequence is MFGFVIVSHSEKVAEGIKDVVEQLHGGKSVCVAAGGVDGRIGTNPLKIQEAIETVQNCEHILVFVDLGSAVLSTDLAIDLLEDDLRQKVMMVDGPILEGAVIGVIQASITDDLAEVLEMIKKSKELVKFSE